The uncultured Dysgonomonas sp. genome contains the following window.
AAGGGAAAAACCGGAAATCAACCAATGGTTTAACGGAGGTTTGTATGCGAACTCATCGGCATAGCTGGAAGGAATAATCCATTCTCCCTTTTCGATCATAGATATAGCCAATGCTGCCTCGCGAGGCTCTCCCTTAGTATAGAATTCCCCGAGTCCAATCCACGGCAAAGTAGACAATGTAGCTATGAGGAGAATAAGTAGAAGAGGTTTTTGCAAGTATAGCGTTTGCAGAAAGTGGGATTTCTTCATATACCTATTGTTCGTTTTTTCTTTGCAAAGATAAGTTTTTATTCTATTGGTAATCATAATTCACAATTAAATATAGGCAGATGTCCGGGCACATTCCGAAATAGCAGAAAATGGTCTTTCCTAATCGGGATAGGCTATGTCCTGGTCGGGGTAATAGTTTAAAATGTTTTAAAACAAGAATGATTCTCGCAGCGATACAAAATAAATCAGTATTTTTGACCTCATATTATATCGACAACATGGATGACAGAATAAAATTATCAGTTTTAGGTTTCTCTTTCAACCAGACACAATCAGGGGCATACGGTCTGGTTCTGGCTGAAGAAGATGGTGTACGCCGGCTGATGATTGTAGTGGGCACTCCCGAGGCTCAGTCTATAGCTTTCAAATTGCAAGGCTCTTATCCTCCGAGACCTCTTACCCATGATTTGTTTCGTTCGCTGTTACATCAATTTGGTATCATTCTGCGCGAAGTGGAAATTTATAAATATGAGAATGGAGTTTTCTTCTCCCGCATGATATTAAGTCAGGGAGATAAAAACATTCAGATAGAATCCAGAACATCCGATGCAGTGGGAATTGCATTGAGGACGAAATCTCCTATATTTACAACGGAAGCCATTATGCAGGAGCAAGCGATCGTATTTGATGAGAACTCTATTCAGGATGCAACTAGTCCGGAAGATGAAAGGGATCACCTGGCTCTGGATTATTCTCTCCTTAACCAAGATGAACTGGAAACTCTGCTGAAAGATGCAATTGACGGAGAGGATTACGAATTGGCATCTTTGCTTAGAGATGAATTGAAACGAAAAGGCAAGAAATAATATCACTTCTGTTTACTATATCGAAAAACTACACTGCGAGAACATCTTTTAAGTTTTATAAACAGTACTTTACGCAACGAATCCGCATTTGTCCAGTCTTCTTATTAAGAGACAATCAGATTGGGTACATTTCTTTTTACTTTAATAAGTATTGCTTCTTCACAAATGAACTATCATATAGAATAGCATTTATCTAATTCTGGAACAGGATGGTTTCTGACCAAGCCTCTGTACATACTTGGAACTGCTAAAAGAAAAGATTATTGGAGACAAACATTCAATCAGCAAGGATAATAAATTATGAATAATACGGGAGCTGCGTAATGTCAGCTTTCGGAACAGATTGTATCCTGGTAAATTATGCAATGTTTTTTATAGTTAAATGCTTGGGAATCGATGAGGCCGGGATTGCCAAAGCTATATGTACTAATATTTCCGGTCGTGCAAAACGGTAAGTCAATCTTCAGACCACCATGTTTAAACACTATGAAAAGGGCATCAAATTATTGATGCCCCTTTTTTATTGATCTCCGGGTCAATCAGCGCAAGATATCAGATGTGAACAGCTCATTTGAAATATTTGCCGTATTGGGAAGGTATCTCAGTGATTTTCCGTATTTTGATATCTTTGAAAAACACTTCACCAGCTTCGCTTTGTAACTGTATTTTGCCTTCGTCCAGAGGATGAGTTATATTGTTTTCGTCTGTATATCTTAAATTAGACAAGGCCATTACAACCTCCCCATTCACAATATGAAGGCTTTTACCCTCGAAGCAGATCAGATCAATGTCGTTCCATTCCCCCCTAGGCTTGCCATTAGGTTTGTTTACAGCACAATAATAACCATCAGGAATACCGGCTCCCATTGTGGTTAGCGGTGCTTGGGGATCGAAAACCATCTTTCCCGAATCGTTTCGCACACGTACATCCATTTGAGTTTTGCCGATGCACCAGTAATCGCCATTATTGCCTTCCGGACTGCTTTCTATAAGCTGGAATTCGTGGCTTAGCATCCAGCTCCTCCAGTAATCTATACCCGGTTCACCTTGCGAATGATAAAGTATACCCGAATCGTAAGCTTTATTCAGGCGGGGTTCCCATTTCATCTCTCCCCATCTCATTTTCAGTCTGAGATGGTAATTCCGGTAGCTCTCTTTTGTGAAAACGCAACCGTAAACTTCTCCGCTGATCCTCAGAACGGGATCATTGTTTTCGTCAGATACAACTGTAAAGACATCTTTATAGCTTGTATTATAGCCAATCGGTTGAATTGTATCACCATTGGCATTTTGGGGTATGCTACCATTATAGCTATTTTTCATTTCATAGCTCAGATATGATTCCCATTCAGACATGTTTTTGTCAAGAAGCGTTTCCCAGCCGTCTTCATTATTCGAAGGCTTATTGCCACAGGCCCAAAACAGAAGTGCTGTAAACCCTAAAATTAGGATTTTAGAAGATGTAAGATTATTCATAGCTTTTAAATGAATTAAAGAAAGCCAAATATACACATTAATAAGAAATGCTTCACTGATCAAAATTCAAACAGCTTCTAAGTATTTCGCAAAAAATAATTAGCTTTGTGAGATTAATATTTTTAAATGAAAGACTTATGAGATATTATATAAGTTTATTATTGTTCCTCCTTATCGGGGCCAACTACGGGACAGCCCAGAACACAGTGAAGATGAGTGCTGTGAAAGCAAATGATTATGGTGTTGCCTATTCGCTGCCAAAAACATCGCTGGTAATTACTGTAGATTATACAAAAAAAACACGTAAAGCCGGAGAATTTTTTCAGTATGCCGAGCGCTATCTGAGTATTTCTAATCCTATAACAGAAGATGCGGTATCTTATACATTGGATAAACTAGATGCAACTGCAAAAGGTGTAGTTGATAAAGATAAATCATACCTTGTGGAATTCAGGTCGAATACTACTGCTCCATTTGTAACGCTTACAAAAGATGGCCTGATATGTGCTATCAACGATGATTATACATTTCCAAAAGAAGAAACTAAAGGAGACGCTTCTGTAACCTCGGCAAGCCTTCCAAATCCGCGCAGTTTCCTGTCGGAAGAGATATTGAGAGCCGGTTCTACTGCGAAGCAGGCCGAACTGATAGCCAAACAGATTTATCGGTTGCGCGAAAGCCGTAACAATATACTTACCGGAGATGCCGATAATATGCCGCCTGATGGTAACGCATATAAACTGGTAATGACTCAACTGGAAGAACAGGAGAAAGCACTCACAGCCATGTTTGCAGGCACAGAAACAGCGGAAGCGGGAACAAAGGAGTTTGTTGTAATCCCTGATGAAAAGAATATAGACAACCGTATTATCTTCCGTTTCTCGTCTAAGTTGGGTGTTGTAGGTGCCGATGATCTTTCCGGTTCTCCTGTGGCCCTTACTTTAAAGAATAAAGAGCCAAGACAAGTACAGGTACTTACCCCTAAGGAAGAGAAAGATATGGAAAAGAAATTCTCGGCAGGAATAATTTATAATATTCCGGGAAAAGCCAGTCTGCAGATATCATACAACGGACGAAACTATGTACAAAAAGATTGTGACATTGTACAATACGGTGTACAGGATGTACTCGTTCCAAAGATGTTTGATAACAATAAATTACCTATAAAGGTTATCTTCTATCCTGATATGGGAGCTATAAAGCAGATTATTCAATAAAACAGTGAGTATATAACCGATATGCCAATGAGGTAAAGTATAAGTACTCTATCCATTGGCATATTGTTTTTCGCAGGGTGGTCAGGATAATCGGCTGAAAACATTTACTAATTTATTTACCTTCAAATTTGCTGATTAGATTATGGCTTTAGAAATAGAACGGAAGTTTTTAGTCAGAGGCGACTTTAAGCAATATGCTTATGCACACGAGGAGATCGTGCAGGGCTACTTGTCTTCTGTGCCTGAACGTACCGTCCGTATCCGTATAAAAGGAGATAAAGCGTATATTACGATTAAAGGTGCAGGGGATGAGTCGGGCATGTCCCGTTACGAGTGGGAGAAAGAAATACCCGGAGAGGAAGCCCGCGAGTTGATAAAGCTATGCGAACCGGGTATTATCGATAAAGTGCGCTATTATATCAGGAATGGAATCCGTAAATTTGAGGTGGACGAATTTTATGGCGAAAACGAAGGGCTTATAATGGCCGAGATAGAACTGGCCGATAAAGAAGAAGGCTTTGACAGGCCCGACTGGTTGGGAGCGGAAGTGACAGGAGACAGCCGTTACTATAATTCATCTTTAGTAAAAGATCCTTACAGCGAATGGAAAAATAATGATTGATACCGAAGTAAAAGTACACGATAATTTTTCATTAGAGTTTAAGATTGGTTTTATTACCAGTAAAAACACTAAGGATGTGAATGATTTCAAGATCAACACCTGGTTGTTTCTGCCCAATAGCCTCGATATCAATCGTTCTACCTATAAGAAAAATGATTTCTATAGAGATGTAAAGAATAATATCCGTCTCATTACCCCGATATACTCACTGGCCGAAATACTTAAAGCGGGGCGGGGACCTTTGCCCCGTTTACAGAAAGCGCTGGACGATTTGGCGGTGAACCCTGCCGATGAGGTAAAGTCGGAGAGCTTTGTCTATCAGGTGAAAATGTTTGTTTGTATTCTCAAAAGTGCCTTGCGCCGCCATGTACAGATAATAAAGAATACGGCAACGGATGAAAAAGTAGCTTTACATGTCGAAAATTATATACGTGATATCAGGGACATAGCATTGCAATATCGTGAAATGTGGGATGAGCTGACCAACCCCGATATTACTCAACAGCAGAGAGAATTCTTTCTTTATGGGGATGACTTTCTGGGGAATATTATAGAGCAGTATACATTTCAGATAATGAGATTACTGGAAGGGCGGCCTCTATATGCACGTTTAAAATCCGAATTACATAGATTGGTGGAAGACGAAATCGCCCATCGTAAAAAGCGTGGGTTCAGGCTGTTGGATAAGAATGATGAAAAACATAACAGCCTCGTTATTTCTCAGCGGAATATCTTGAAGAAACTTGTAGAAAGCGACCTTTTTCTGCAAATAGTGCGGAAAAAGGACGGATTGCTGGCCGAGCAGTTTTATTATAGTATAGCGGCGGGCATAGCTATGGTGTTTGCTACTGTCGTGTCTTTTTTTGCCACATTGCGGTTTGGTAATTTTACCACCGACCTGTTTATTATACTGGTCTTCAGTTATATGTTCAAAGACCGGATAAAAGATATGATGCGCTACTATTTTTCGTCCAAGCTGGGCAAAAAGTATTTCGATACCAAATTGAAACTGAGTATCCGCAAGCAGGAAATAGGATGGATAAAAGAAGCGTTCGACTATATCGAAGAAAGCAAGCTGCCCGAAGAAGTCCGCAATATAAGAGCCCGTTCACCTCTTGTGGAAGCCGAAAATCAGTTCTATGACGAGAAAATTGTGCTCTATCGCAAATGGGTGAGCCTGTCGAGAGAGGATATAGAAAAGTATAAGGAATACCGCTTATCGGGCATTAATGACATTACCCGTTTCAACCTGCTGAATTTTACACAGAAGATGGACAATCCTTCTATTCCGCTATATATGTCCGATGAGGAGAAAGGTATTGTGGAGATAGAAGGCAATAAAGTCTATTCATTGTACTTTATTGTGCAATGCATATCTGACAAAGACGAATACTACAGAAAATACCGTGTGTTGTTCAACCGCAATGGGATTGCAGATGTGAGCGAGCTCAATTAGATAAAGGTTACAGGAAGATTTCTGCGTCTTTTCTTTTTCTGGTTCTGAATATAAGCATATACTGTAACACTGGCTATGGCAGCTACTAAAGTTACGGCTAATACTTTTTTTGTCATATCGTTAATTTTATATCAATATCTATTAGGATATAGTAAAGATACTAACAAAAATCGGAATACAGATGTATTGAAAACAAGAATATTTGAGATAAAGACAGTCTCTTTATCCGGGCTTGAATTTCAACTTGAAGCCATTCTCTGCCACATAGACACCCAACAGGATGAATACGGAGCCAAACAGTGCTACAATAGTGATATGTTCATCGATAACAATTGCAGATGTGAGTAATGTGACAAGTGGTACGAAATAGATATAATTAGATGTTTGCACCACTCCTAATTCTTTCACGGCGCTGTTCCATGCGATAAAACACAGCAGCGACGCTATTAACCCGAGAAAGATGAGATTTGATGCTATTACGGGATTGATGAGCAAAGAGGGAGTGAATGTAGCAGAATCCATCAGGGAGAAAGGCAGCATGGTTATAATTCCGTAAAAGAAAACTTTCCGGGTAATAAACAAGGTGGAGTATCTTCCGTTCAGCTGTTTGAGTATAATGCCGTAGAAAGCCCAGGACAAGGCAGCCAATACTGTCAGCATGTCGCCAAGAGGATTGATCTGCAAAATAAAACTACCATTGAAAACAACCAAAGCCATACCTACAAGCGCGACCAGCGATCCCGTAATAAGACGGGGTCTTAATGGCTCTTTTTTGTAGAAAAGGAATGTCAGCAAGGCGGTGAAAATAGGTGAAGTACATACTATCAGTGAAACGTTGGAAGCCAGTGTTATACCCAAAGCCGTATTTTCAAATACAAAATATAATGCGCCTCCTGTCAGTCCGGCAGCAACGCACAACAGTTCATCTTTCTTGCTGTTTGCAAAAAGAGTGCGTGGACAGAAAAACCATATTCCAATGTAAGCCAGCACAAAGCGGTAAAGGAATATCTCGACAGGAGAAAGGCCATATCCGATCAGTATTTTTGTGGATACAAATGTCGTCCCCCATACTATCACCGTGAAGATGGCGATAATATGATACCAATATCTTTTGTTTGCAATCATAATGTGTTTGGAATATGGCTACAAAAATAATGGATATGGCCCGTTTTTATGGTATAATAATCCAATAAATTTTAACAAAAATCTACAGTCCCGTCCATACCTTCAAGTGTAGCATCAACCAGTTCGCATACCATCACATTCTCTTCAGGGAATCCCAGTATATGCCATATGCCATATGCCGATGTGGGCTTAAATCCAAACCGGTGATAGTATGCCGGATCACCACAAAGGAAAACGGCTTTATAGCCCATCTCGCGTGCAAGCCTAAAACCTTCACGAATTAATGCAGAGCCGATACCCGAATTCCTGTATTCGAGAAGGACGGAAATGGGTGCAATCAGAAGGGCTTCCGTTTTGCTGTTGTCGGCTCTGGTTACATATGTTTTTGTGAACATGATTTGTCCGGCTATTTTATTATTCACTTTTGCAACCAAATCCATCTCAGGAATATAATTGTTACCCTGCCGTAATTCTTGGGCGAAGTCCTGTTCGTCGCCATCCTTTACTTTTGCTGTTTCAAAGGCTGTCTTTATAAGATTGTATACTTCGGCTTGTTCTTCATCTTTAATTTTTCTTATTTTCAGATCATTCATATTGCTGTTTTTTACTGAATGGAGTTTCCACCATAGGCTATTTTCATTTTTTTGATAATTTACAAAGCCGCATTTCTGCAATACCCTGTGTGACGCGATATTACCTTTTTCGGTCTCTGCTGTTACGGATTTTACTTCCGGTTGACTTAATGCCCATTCGCACATTGCCTGTACGGCTTCAGTCATGTAACCTTTATTGCGGTAACGGGTATTTGTACCATATCCTATTTCAACACATGCATTTTCCTGCGGTGAATTTTTAAAATTGGCACTGGCGATGGCTTTATTCTCTGATTTTAATATGATTTGCCTGTTGGTAAGCCAGATAAAGTTATCTGTATCTGATAATGCTTTTTGGTATTGATACTCCATGGCCTGTTGGACATGTTTATCGAGGCATTCTCCGGAAGGCACCAACCCCATTTCTATTTCCATTCTGTCTTCTCCGAGTAAGAGTAGACGGAATTGCTCCGCCGATAGCGGAACAATTCTCAATCGTGCTGTTTCTATAACCATCATTTATCAGATTTTTTGTCCGATATAGAATACATAGCTGTAGTAATCTTTATATTTCTTATACAAATTGATCTCTGTCAGCTGGCTTTCTACAAACTGTTTGGCTTCTTCACTATTATTTTGTTGTTTCAGGAATGGGCCTACTGCCGCTTCTACTAAATCGTAGAAGTTTTCGAGCCAGCAATTTACAGGTAATACAAAATGAGCGACAGGTATATAGCCTGTATCCTGCATTACAGCTACTTTATTAGGAATAGTGTCGACCCCGTCATAGTTCAACGTCCAGAATTCTTCTATTTCCTGCGGCCGTTCTTTTGTAATCCACGACACTTCCGACACTGCGATATATCCTCCCGGCTTAAGATATTGATGCCATTCGCGCAGTCCTTTTTCGAAGCCTATATGATAAATAGAGCCTTCGGCCCAGATAAGATCGAGTTCATTATCTGAAAAAGGAAGATCTTCCATCGAACCTATAAGGTTAGTGAACCTGTCTTCAAATCCGGTGTGTTTGACATTTTTATCCAGTATTTCTATAAATTTTTCCGATAAGTCGATGGCTGTAATATGTCCTGAGGTATTTTCTGCAAGTGTGATAGTTTGCCCTCCTGTACCGCAACCAATATCTGCGATCTTTGAGTTGACAGAGATATCTGGTATAAAATTCAAGGCTTGCTTAGTTATCTCTATGCTTCCCGGCCCTTGCCTGTTTACTAACTTGTAAAAGTCGAATATCAAATCAAAATCTTCTACCAGTTTTATTTCTTTTTGCGTTGTTTTTATTTCTTTACTCATGATAATTGATGCTTTTAGTTTGTGCATATCGTGCTATGAGGGTATAACAAACCTTCATAGATGATAGTCACAAAATGTTTTTAATAAAATAGAATAGAAAAATCACCCGAAAATGAAGTATTCGGGTAAAGAATGAAGGGATAGCCGGTAAAAGTAAGTTGTATTACATATTACGGGCTATTTACAGCACCAATATATTCTTACGTGTAAGAGACATAAATTCTTTTAATGTTAATGCAAAGATATAATTAATATCAGACCGGACAAAAATATTTGGGTTTAGCAGAATCGGTGTATACGTATAAGAAAGGCTTTCATCGGAGAATGCCATATGCCTAAAAAACAATAGGCTCATTAGAGTTGTTTTTATTAAAATATATTCGGAACTTAGAGGTACAGATAATAACCCATTAAAAAATAACCTATTATGAAGTTTTTTATCGACACAGCCAATTTGGATCAGATCCGTGAAGCCAACGATCTCGGAGTATTAGACGGAGTAACAACAAATCCTTCCCTGAT
Protein-coding sequences here:
- a CDS encoding GNAT family N-acetyltransferase, with the translated sequence MMVIETARLRIVPLSAEQFRLLLLGEDRMEIEMGLVPSGECLDKHVQQAMEYQYQKALSDTDNFIWLTNRQIILKSENKAIASANFKNSPQENACVEIGYGTNTRYRNKGYMTEAVQAMCEWALSQPEVKSVTAETEKGNIASHRVLQKCGFVNYQKNENSLWWKLHSVKNSNMNDLKIRKIKDEEQAEVYNLIKTAFETAKVKDGDEQDFAQELRQGNNYIPEMDLVAKVNNKIAGQIMFTKTYVTRADNSKTEALLIAPISVLLEYRNSGIGSALIREGFRLAREMGYKAVFLCGDPAYYHRFGFKPTSAYGIWHILGFPEENVMVCELVDATLEGMDGTVDFC
- a CDS encoding DMT family transporter; protein product: MIANKRYWYHIIAIFTVIVWGTTFVSTKILIGYGLSPVEIFLYRFVLAYIGIWFFCPRTLFANSKKDELLCVAAGLTGGALYFVFENTALGITLASNVSLIVCTSPIFTALLTFLFYKKEPLRPRLITGSLVALVGMALVVFNGSFILQINPLGDMLTVLAALSWAFYGIILKQLNGRYSTLFITRKVFFYGIITMLPFSLMDSATFTPSLLINPVIASNLIFLGLIASLLCFIAWNSAVKELGVVQTSNYIYFVPLVTLLTSAIVIDEHITIVALFGSVFILLGVYVAENGFKLKFKPG
- a CDS encoding class I SAM-dependent methyltransferase; the protein is MSKEIKTTQKEIKLVEDFDLIFDFYKLVNRQGPGSIEITKQALNFIPDISVNSKIADIGCGTGGQTITLAENTSGHITAIDLSEKFIEILDKNVKHTGFEDRFTNLIGSMEDLPFSDNELDLIWAEGSIYHIGFEKGLREWHQYLKPGGYIAVSEVSWITKERPQEIEEFWTLNYDGVDTIPNKVAVMQDTGYIPVAHFVLPVNCWLENFYDLVEAAVGPFLKQQNNSEEAKQFVESQLTEINLYKKYKDYYSYVFYIGQKI
- a CDS encoding DUF4831 family protein, with translation MRYYISLLLFLLIGANYGTAQNTVKMSAVKANDYGVAYSLPKTSLVITVDYTKKTRKAGEFFQYAERYLSISNPITEDAVSYTLDKLDATAKGVVDKDKSYLVEFRSNTTAPFVTLTKDGLICAINDDYTFPKEETKGDASVTSASLPNPRSFLSEEILRAGSTAKQAELIAKQIYRLRESRNNILTGDADNMPPDGNAYKLVMTQLEEQEKALTAMFAGTETAEAGTKEFVVIPDEKNIDNRIIFRFSSKLGVVGADDLSGSPVALTLKNKEPRQVQVLTPKEEKDMEKKFSAGIIYNIPGKASLQISYNGRNYVQKDCDIVQYGVQDVLVPKMFDNNKLPIKVIFYPDMGAIKQIIQ
- a CDS encoding bifunctional nuclease domain-containing protein, which gives rise to MDDRIKLSVLGFSFNQTQSGAYGLVLAEEDGVRRLMIVVGTPEAQSIAFKLQGSYPPRPLTHDLFRSLLHQFGIILREVEIYKYENGVFFSRMILSQGDKNIQIESRTSDAVGIALRTKSPIFTTEAIMQEQAIVFDENSIQDATSPEDERDHLALDYSLLNQDELETLLKDAIDGEDYELASLLRDELKRKGKK
- a CDS encoding CYTH domain-containing protein, which translates into the protein MALEIERKFLVRGDFKQYAYAHEEIVQGYLSSVPERTVRIRIKGDKAYITIKGAGDESGMSRYEWEKEIPGEEARELIKLCEPGIIDKVRYYIRNGIRKFEVDEFYGENEGLIMAEIELADKEEGFDRPDWLGAEVTGDSRYYNSSLVKDPYSEWKNND
- a CDS encoding DUF1080 domain-containing protein → MNNLTSSKILILGFTALLFWACGNKPSNNEDGWETLLDKNMSEWESYLSYEMKNSYNGSIPQNANGDTIQPIGYNTSYKDVFTVVSDENNDPVLRISGEVYGCVFTKESYRNYHLRLKMRWGEMKWEPRLNKAYDSGILYHSQGEPGIDYWRSWMLSHEFQLIESSPEGNNGDYWCIGKTQMDVRVRNDSGKMVFDPQAPLTTMGAGIPDGYYCAVNKPNGKPRGEWNDIDLICFEGKSLHIVNGEVVMALSNLRYTDENNITHPLDEGKIQLQSEAGEVFFKDIKIRKITEIPSQYGKYFK